attatacgtacgcctgagagaagagtttgattatacgtacgcctgagagaagagagaaacgttgattatacgtatgcctgagtgaggcgttgattatacgtacgcctgaatgaggcgttgattatacgttcgcctgaaacaggcgttgattatacgtacgcctcaaaacaggcgttgattatacgtacgcttcattcaggcgttgattatacgtccgccacaccaggcgttgattatacgtacgccccttctccgagcgtgaactatatgtacgccccacaaccagcgtattctttaccaacgccccacaaccagcattaactatatctccgcccggcccaaacgaagattatacaaacgctccacatgcaagcgtggattatacatccgcccgactaaatatactccactgccttaacgtgacactacagactaaactcaaatttgatcgtttgttttagtctttgatctttggttttgatcgtaccactgtggacgctctaaaatAGCAGATTTTGGTCTAGCCAAGCTTGTTGGCCGAGAGTTCAGTCGAGTCTTAACTACCATGAGAGGAACAAGAGGGTACCTTGCACCGGAATGGATTTCAGGTGTAGCCATCACCCCAAAAGCTGACGTCTACAGTTATGGTATGATGCTGTTTGAAATTATCTCGGGTAAGAGAAACGCAGAGCATTATAATAATGATGAGAAAATTAGATTTTTCCCTACTTGGGCAGCTACCAAAATGCATGAAGGCGAAGATATCATTAGCCTGGTTGATAACAGGTTGGAAGGTAATGCTGATATTGAAGAGGTCGCTAGAGCTTGTAAAGTTGCTTGTTGGTGCATTCAAGGTGACGAAGCTCATAGGCCCTCCATGGGTCAGGTAGTTCAGATGCTTGAAGGAGTTTTAGAGGTGAACCCACCTCCAATTCCAAGGTCTCTCCACGTTCTTGTGGAAAACCAAGATAATATGTTCTTCTTCTCAGAGTCTTCGAGCCGCAATTCAAATGGACGAAGCAACACAACATCGTGCACCTCTTCTCAGGCCAAGAGCACCACCTCCTCATCCATGAGTTCAAAGTCTTAATGTCGAGGACTGAGGAGTCCGATTAAAGGGAAGTGCAGAGATTCTAGAAATTGTCATTGGCGATTCATTTTTCATATCTTTCCTAGTTGTGTAATGTTAATTTCTTAATGTTCGTATCTGTAAATACCAACTCGTCAGTCCGTCCTGTCGAGTGTGGATTGCTGTTGTCTGTTGGACTATACCCGGCTAGGATTAGTAcatcctagattgagtctgggtGGTGCAAGTCTGTTTCAATTTTCATGTCTATCTTTTCTATGTTATCCCTATTTAACAGAAGATTGACCATCGATTTCGATATCAGTTTTGTCCCCATTCTCTCCCTCTATGTCTCTCATTGTTTAATTAAGGATCGCGTGGAAGACGAAGACGATAACATCTGCATTGACGTCAGGGTTTGTTGAAATCGTTTGAATAACATACGTTCGCAACAAGGTAAAAGTGAGCAACATACTGTCCATTCCATCTACTCGGTAAATGCGACCGCGTCAACCTTATGCATGTACTTCTAGAACGACGATTTGAACTTGTACGAATCTTTATGAATGACTTGGACGTAGGCATTCTCGTACAGTTTTCGTCCAGATTCTTGTTTTCCCTGAAGTCACGTCCACATATCTGGATTCTGGACTGCAATTGTTACGTGTGGGTGGGGGTGAGAAATATGCTTTCTACCACTGTATATTTTTCTCCACACAAGTCCACGTCTCTAATGAGTATTGGCCTGGGTCTATCTTTTGACTTTTCCttcaataatactatgacaaagTTAGTTTTGAAATGTTCAAATTTTCTAAAGACCATGTTTTGTGTGTTAATAAGTTCTAAATTGTCTTTATTGGATTTTAAATTATTATACTAGTTCtgatcttttaatgaaacaagttTAGTTTGGGTTCACGAAGACAAAAGAACGTAGaatcctaattaagattaaaatTATCAAACATTAACAAAAACACCATTAACTTATCAATCTAATCATAAAAATTTCACAATCTATTCACTCTATATTTATGATAAATCAAATGCCATCACACAGTATAGGGTACTGGGCTGTTGATTGTTTTTCTTGTCAAGAATACACATCACCGCATTTATAGTACTTGAGGCTGCTCCAATAATCTAGTACTATATCTCAACCACTTAAATCATTTACGGTGGTGTCATCTTCAACTTGATTAATAAACTTTTTCTTACTTTCCCCCGCATTTACTGTCTcaactatttttcttttattttttttttttaaaagaacctGTATGTGAGTATATCGTTTAGTTACTGATGAGGTCGTTCTTTTACTCTACAAAAGCAGAATCACTTTTACTCTGTTATCCAAGTGAAGTCGTTCTTTGTCTTGTTTCCTTCCTTACCAAAAACAGGCCCGTTGGAGGTGTGGTTTAAACAAGACCGGTAGATAGAAAAGATAAAATTCAGCAGTCAATATTCCATTTGATTACCAATTCAAACTAGTCAAGAAAAACTATAACTCTAAGCAGTAACTCTAAAACACTTGTTGTTCTTGTTACTCATCCCCACCAGTCACCATAAATAGAAGACCCACTTTTCTTTATGGTTGAATTCATTtatgacttcttcttcttcttcccctgatGCCCCCGAAGTTTAAATATCTGGCTGTGTTTTGCTCAACTCTGTTCATCTATCTATTCTAGAGAAATGAATAATCAAAGAAAAAATCCATTGTTTCTTCTCTGTTTTCTCTTCTTATCCTTCAAACCCCATGTTACAGTTTTTGCAGCTGATACAATCTCTTTAGGTGATTCTCTAACCGGAAGTGAAACCATTACATCAAAAGGTCAAAATTTTGTGTTGGGTTTCTTCAGTCCAGGTAATTCTCAGAATCATTACATTGGTATATGGTACAAAAAGGTCTCACTTCAGACTGTTGTTTGGGTTGCTAATAGAGATAAACCTGTTCGTGATCCCTCTACTTCAAAGTTAACACTTTTAGGAAATGGCGATCTGGTTATTATTAATCAAACTGATAAAACGCCAATTTGGTCTACTAAGTCAGCTTCAAATACTCTGAATGCAACCGAAGCAGTTCTTGGTGACGATGGTAATCTTATTTTAAGAGATGGGTCTAATCCATCTGTTGTCATTTGGCAGAGTTTTGATTACCCAACTGATACTTGGTTACCTGGTGGAAAACTTCGATTGAATAAACGGACCAAGGAAGCTCAGTTACTTGCTTCATGGAGAAATCAAGAAGATCCAGCTCCAGGAATGTTCAACCTAGAATTAGATGGGACAAGCCAGTATTTGATAAAATGGAATAGGTCCATACGAGTTTGGACAAGTGGGGAATGGAATGAACAAGCAAAAACATTTGCTTTAGTTCCTGAGATGAGATTAAACTATATTTACAATTTTAGTTACATTTCAAATGAAAACGAGAGTTATTTTACTTATTCACTTTACAGCGATTCTATTATTTCTAGATTTGTTATGGATCTTTCTGGCCAGATCAAGCAACTTACATGGTCAAATACAACGGAAAGGTGGAATTTGTTTTGGTCTCAACCGAAACAATTATGCGATGTTTATGGTATCTGTGGACTTTTTGGCAACTGTAACCAGGATACTCTCAAGTGCGAATGTTTGCCGGGCTTTGTTCAACGATATCCTGCAGATTGGACTCTCCAGGATTCAACCGGTGGGTGTGTTAGGAATACGTCTTTGCAGTGTGGAAATAAAGATCGTTTTTCGCCAATCTCAACCTCGAATTTGCCTGATACTGATAGTTCTCAGTCTCCACAAGTCAATAGCGAGGAAGAATGCAAATCAGCTTGTGAGAGAAATTGTTCTTGCGATGCTTATGCATACAAGGATTCAGGGTGTCAATTATGGGATGGAGTTATGTTAAATGTCAAACAACAATCGGATGGAACAGCAGGAAAACTCTATCTCAGACGTGCAGCATCTGAACTTCAAAGTCCCGTGGCTGAAGATAAGAGAGAGAAGAAATCATTTAAAGTTGCTGTTGTGGGTGCAGTTGCAGGGGTCGCAGCAGTTTTGGTACTTGGTCTTGTACTAGTGTTAATATTTAGATCGCGAAGATCAGTTGGAAAATCAAAGGCAGTCGACGGTACATTGGTGGCATTTGCATACAGGGAATTGCAGAGTGCAACAAAGAACTTCTCACAGAAGTTGGGTGGTGGTGGCTTCGGCTCTGTCTTCAAAGGGACATTATCTGACTCTACTGCTATAGCCGTGAAAAAACTTGAAGGTATAAGTCAAGGAGAGAAGCAATTCAGGTCAGAGGTGAGCACTATCGGTACAATTCAGCATGTAAATCTCGTTCGCTTACGTGGGTTTTGCTCAGAAGGAGCTAAAAGGTTACTGGTCTATGATTTCATGCCGAAGGGTTCTTTGGATGCTAATCTGTTTCATCAAAATGACCCTGTGGTTTTAGATTGGAAGACTAGATATCAAATAGCACTCGGAATTGCAAGAGGATTGGCTTATCTCCATGAAAAATGCAGAGATTGCATCATTCACTGTGATATCA
This is a stretch of genomic DNA from Papaver somniferum cultivar HN1 chromosome 1, ASM357369v1, whole genome shotgun sequence. It encodes these proteins:
- the LOC113352771 gene encoding G-type lectin S-receptor-like serine/threonine-protein kinase At2g19130, whose protein sequence is MRGTRGYLAPEWISGVAITPKADVYSYGMMLFEIISGKRNAEHYNNDEKIRFFPTWAATKMHEGEDIISLVDNRLEGNADIEEVARACKVACWCIQGDEAHRPSMGQVVQMLEGVLEVNPPPIPRSLHVLVENQDNMFFFSESSSRNSNGRSNTTSCTSSQAKSTTSSSMSSKS
- the LOC113305484 gene encoding G-type lectin S-receptor-like serine/threonine-protein kinase At2g19130 → MNNQRKNPLFLLCFLFLSFKPHVTVFAADTISLGDSLTGSETITSKGQNFVLGFFSPGNSQNHYIGIWYKKVSLQTVVWVANRDKPVRDPSTSKLTLLGNGDLVIINQTDKTPIWSTKSASNTLNATEAVLGDDGNLILRDGSNPSVVIWQSFDYPTDTWLPGGKLRLNKRTKEAQLLASWRNQEDPAPGMFNLELDGTSQYLIKWNRSIRVWTSGEWNEQAKTFALVPEMRLNYIYNFSYISNENESYFTYSLYSDSIISRFVMDLSGQIKQLTWSNTTERWNLFWSQPKQLCDVYGICGLFGNCNQDTLKCECLPGFVQRYPADWTLQDSTGGCVRNTSLQCGNKDRFSPISTSNLPDTDSSQSPQVNSEEECKSACERNCSCDAYAYKDSGCQLWDGVMLNVKQQSDGTAGKLYLRRAASELQSPVAEDKREKKSFKVAVVGAVAGVAAVLVLGLVLVLIFRSRRSVGKSKAVDGTLVAFAYRELQSATKNFSQKLGGGGFGSVFKGTLSDSTAIAVKKLEGISQGEKQFRSEVSTIGTIQHVNLVRLRGFCSEGAKRLLVYDFMPKGSLDANLFHQNDPVVLDWKTRYQIALGIARGLAYLHEKCRDCIIHCDIKPENILLDAECCPKVADFGLAKLVGRDFSRVLTTMRGTRGYLAPEWISGVAITPKADVYSYGMMLFEIISGKRNAEHGNNDEKIRFFPTWAATKMHEGGDIISLLDNRLEGNADIQELTRACRVACWCIQDDEAHRPSMGQVVQILEGVSEVNAPPIPRSLHVLVDNQDNVFFFSESSNGNSHARSNTTSSTCSQAKSTISSTSSKS